A single Xenopus laevis strain J_2021 chromosome 3S, Xenopus_laevis_v10.1, whole genome shotgun sequence DNA region contains:
- the erlin2.S gene encoding erlin-2-B precursor, which produces MSHAGAIAALGVALIAAALFSAIHKIEEGHVGVYYRGGALLTTTSGPGFHLMLPFITSFKSVQSTLQTDEVKNVPCGTSGGVMIYFDRIEVVNYLISSAVYDIVKNYTADYDKALIFNKIHHELNQFCSVHNLQEVYIELFDQIDEDLKLALQKDLNLMAPGIIIQAVRVTKPNIPEAIRRNYELMESEKTKLLIAAQKQKVVEKEAETERKKAIIEAEKVAQVAQIKYGQKVMEKETEKKISEIEDFAFLAREKARADAEYYTAQKAAEANKLKLTPEYLQLMKYQAIAANSKIYFGQDIPNMFMDSSSAGPRVQSAKRNEPAAAEELK; this is translated from the exons ATGTCCCACGCTGGAGCTATTGCTGCCCTCGGAGTGGCACTTATTGCTGCTGCACTCTTCTCGGCTATTCATAAGATAGAAGAGGGGCATGTAGGGGTGTATTACAG gGGAGGAGCCTTGCTGACTACCACCAGTGGCCCTGGGTTCCACTTAATGCTGCCTTTTATAACCTCATTCAAATCTGTGCAG AGTACACTACAAACAGATGAGGTAAAGAATGTCCCCTGTGGTACCAG TGGTGGTGTCATGATTTATTTTGACCGAATTGAAGTAGTTAATTACCTAATTTCCAGTGCTG TGTATGATATAGTGAAGAACTACACTGCCGACTATGATAAAGCTTTGATATTCAACAAGATCCACCATGAGCTGAACCAGTTCTGCAGTGTCCATAATCTGCAAGAAGTGTACATAGAGCTATTTG ACCAGATTGATGAGGATCTGAAGCTAGCGTTGCAGAAAGATCTCAACTTGATGGCTCCTGGGATTATAATTCAG GCTGTGAGAGTTACCAAACCCAACATCCCCGAAGCCATCCGAAGAAACTATGAGCTCAT GGAAAGTGAAAAAACCAAACTACTCATTGCTGCCCAGAAGCAGAAGGTTGTGGAAAAGGAGGCCGAGACTGAGCGGAAGAAAGCCATCATTG AGGCAGAAAAGGTTGCACAGGTGGCACAGATCAAATACGGGCAGAAAGTCATGGAGAAGGAAACGGAGAAGAAAATTTCTGAAATTGAAG ATTTTGCGTTTCTTGCACGAGAGAAGGCGAGAGCTGATGCTGAGTATTATACTGCACAGAAAGCAGCTGAGGCCAACAAG CTTAAACTAACCCCAGAATATCTGCAACTCATGAAATACCAAGCAATTGCGGCCAACAGTAAGATCTATTTCGGCCAAGACATCCCAAACATGTTCATGGACAGCAGCTCGGCAGGGCCTCGCGTTCAATCTGCGAAACGTAATGAACCCGCAGCAGCTGAGGAGCTAAAGTAA